A window of Ignavibacterium sp. contains these coding sequences:
- a CDS encoding PorV/PorQ family protein, giving the protein MKKINIIQVLITTFIFVSIASAQTLKTGTTAAQVLKFNVGPRAIGMGGAYTSVSNDILSTYWNPAGTASINSNEVFFNHTDLYLDIKHDYSAFATNLSDLGTVGLFVSVLSMDEMEVRTIEQPEGTGEFFDAGALVIGVNYSRYLTENFSIGFNFKYINESIWHMSANGFAIDIGTLYKIPILNEFRIAASISNFGTKMQLSGRDVTKTFPSGSTGRDILNVNFELDHFDLPLLFRFGVSADLIKDENSRLTAGIDAVHPNDHSEYINSGLEYSWNEIVFIRGGYNSLFETDSEKGLTLGFGLNYRLIDAIKIKLDYAFQDFGRLTNVHYFSFGITF; this is encoded by the coding sequence ATGAAAAAAATAAATATTATACAAGTTCTGATTACAACTTTTATTTTTGTCAGCATTGCAAGTGCACAAACACTTAAAACCGGCACAACTGCTGCACAGGTTCTTAAATTCAATGTTGGACCAAGAGCAATTGGAATGGGTGGGGCTTATACTTCTGTTTCAAATGACATTCTTTCAACTTATTGGAATCCGGCAGGAACTGCTTCAATTAATTCCAATGAAGTATTTTTTAATCACACTGATTTGTATCTGGATATAAAACATGATTATTCAGCATTCGCTACAAATCTTTCTGATTTAGGCACGGTTGGATTATTTGTTTCTGTTCTGTCGATGGATGAGATGGAAGTCAGAACAATAGAACAACCTGAGGGAACAGGAGAATTCTTTGATGCAGGTGCTTTAGTAATTGGAGTTAATTATTCCAGATATCTTACTGAAAATTTTTCAATCGGTTTTAATTTTAAGTATATCAATGAATCTATCTGGCATATGTCAGCAAATGGTTTTGCAATTGATATCGGTACACTTTACAAAATTCCAATACTAAATGAATTCAGAATTGCTGCCAGCATTTCAAACTTCGGAACCAAAATGCAATTAAGCGGAAGGGATGTAACTAAGACTTTTCCTTCCGGCTCTACAGGAAGAGATATTCTGAATGTTAATTTTGAGCTTGATCATTTTGATTTACCATTGCTTTTCAGATTTGGTGTATCAGCAGATTTAATCAAAGATGAAAATTCAAGATTAACCGCTGGTATTGATGCAGTTCATCCAAATGATCATTCTGAGTATATCAATTCAGGTCTGGAATATTCCTGGAATGAAATCGTATTTATACGAGGTGGTTACAATTCACTTTTTGAAACCGATTCAGAGAAAGGATTAACTTTAGGTTTTGGTTTGAATTACCGTCTGATTGATGCAATAAAAATTAAATTGGATTATGCATTTCAGGATTTCGGAAGGTTAACCAATGTACATTATTTTTCATTTGGTATAACTTTTTAA
- a CDS encoding peptidoglycan DD-metalloendopeptidase family protein — protein MKISLLILIVFSSIIFSQTFRVNRPVPDTIETNGSYLFGEPRYQDPANAHRGIDILIRWDTVRSATNGSVYFVGYNPNDTIGGYEPNGAGNYVVIKSMFNGRLTYFYYMHLKQPLVDTNDVVLSSQPIAISGNTGRSTGAHLHFEIRYDSPYSTSRKTRNPELWCAITGMGAIVGRVPNAPNSTRVDIYPDPKPRPPYTTFSYALTYNFNDPYIGSDEVYNENYAIGDVKPGTYTIRSMNNTYVRTVTVGPGQIVNADQPNDVDFNITVPEDFALMQNYPNPFNPTTVISFKVPEPSFVQLKIYDMLGNEIATLVDEEKSAGEYHQFFDAYGLSSGVYVYTIVAQSSSGRAFRESKKMMFLK, from the coding sequence ATGAAAATATCATTACTTATATTGATTGTTTTTAGCAGTATTATTTTCTCTCAAACATTCAGAGTAAATCGTCCTGTTCCTGACACAATTGAAACGAATGGAAGTTATTTATTTGGAGAACCACGATATCAGGATCCGGCAAATGCACATCGTGGAATTGATATTCTGATTAGATGGGACACTGTTCGCTCTGCAACAAATGGCTCAGTTTATTTTGTCGGTTATAATCCAAATGATACAATAGGAGGATATGAACCAAATGGAGCGGGGAATTATGTAGTGATTAAAAGTATGTTTAATGGAAGATTAACTTATTTCTACTATATGCATTTAAAACAACCACTGGTTGATACTAATGATGTCGTATTATCAAGTCAGCCGATAGCAATATCAGGAAATACGGGAAGATCAACGGGTGCGCATCTACATTTTGAAATCAGATATGATTCACCATATTCAACTTCAAGAAAGACACGAAATCCGGAACTTTGGTGTGCAATAACAGGAATGGGCGCTATTGTTGGCAGGGTTCCGAACGCACCAAACAGTACTCGGGTTGATATTTATCCCGATCCAAAACCACGACCACCATATACTACTTTCAGTTATGCATTAACCTATAATTTTAATGATCCATACATCGGAAGTGATGAAGTTTATAATGAAAATTATGCGATTGGAGATGTGAAGCCCGGCACTTATACTATTAGATCAATGAATAACACTTATGTTCGAACAGTAACAGTCGGTCCGGGACAAATTGTTAATGCTGATCAACCAAATGATGTCGATTTTAATATTACAGTTCCGGAAGATTTTGCTTTAATGCAAAATTATCCGAATCCATTTAATCCGACTACTGTTATCTCATTTAAAGTTCCTGAACCGTCATTTGTTCAACTGAAAATTTATGACATGCTTGGTAATGAAATTGCTACTTTAGTTGATGAAGAGAAATCAGCAGGTGAGTACCATCAATTTTTTGATGCTTATGGTTTAAGTTCAGGTGTTTATGTTTATACGATAGTTGCTCAATCTTCATCAG